From a single Limibacillus halophilus genomic region:
- a CDS encoding competence/damage-inducible protein A — protein MTRDEDVKAALLIIGNEILSGRTKDANLSYIGERLNTLGIRLAEVRVVADDEVDIVEALNALRARYSYVFTTGGIGPTHDDITAGCIAKAFGLPLIENPQARALLEAHYEPGQLNAARLRMARTPEGAELIENPVSTAPGFRVENVYVMAGVPRIMQAMFESVAPTLVGGKPLLSRTVVCDLPEGRVAEGLARIQSHFPEVQIGSYPSFRAGNYGTNLVLRDTDDERLSAAAAEVFKLVADLGGNPMNDPH, from the coding sequence ATGACGAGAGACGAGGACGTAAAGGCCGCGTTGCTGATCATCGGCAATGAAATCCTGTCGGGGCGGACCAAGGATGCCAACCTCTCTTACATCGGCGAGCGCTTGAACACGCTGGGTATTCGTTTGGCCGAAGTCCGTGTTGTGGCGGACGACGAGGTGGATATTGTCGAGGCATTGAATGCGCTGCGCGCGCGGTACAGCTATGTCTTTACGACCGGCGGTATCGGGCCGACGCATGACGACATAACGGCCGGATGCATCGCAAAGGCCTTTGGATTGCCGCTGATCGAGAACCCGCAGGCCCGCGCGCTTTTAGAAGCACACTACGAACCGGGGCAGCTCAATGCCGCGCGCCTGCGTATGGCGCGAACCCCGGAAGGGGCGGAACTCATAGAGAACCCCGTCAGCACCGCGCCGGGCTTCAGAGTTGAAAACGTTTATGTGATGGCCGGCGTTCCCCGCATCATGCAAGCCATGTTCGAGAGCGTCGCACCCACACTGGTAGGCGGCAAACCATTGCTGTCTCGCACCGTCGTCTGCGACCTCCCCGAAGGTCGCGTCGCCGAGGGGCTCGCAAGAATCCAAAGCCATTTCCCGGAAGTGCAGATTGGCAGCTATCCGTCATTCCGTGCGGGCAACTATGGCACCAATTTGGTCTTGCGGGACACCGACGACGAGCGGCTCTCCGCCGCCGCAGCCGAGGTTTTCAAACTCGTCGCCGACCTCGGTGGCAATCCAATGAACGATCCGCACTGA
- a CDS encoding DUF1476 domain-containing protein encodes MTTFDQREKVFEDKYKHDQELQFKVEMRRNKLLGLWAAELLGLTGDEANAYAREVVASDMEEPGDADLVRKVMGDFAAKGIEMSEHRLRVKLEEILGVAKQQVMTE; translated from the coding sequence ATGACCACCTTTGATCAACGCGAGAAGGTTTTCGAAGACAAGTACAAGCACGATCAGGAACTACAGTTCAAGGTTGAGATGCGCCGCAACAAGTTGCTTGGCCTTTGGGCGGCGGAACTGCTTGGTCTGACCGGCGATGAGGCAAACGCCTATGCGCGTGAGGTTGTGGCCTCGGACATGGAAGAGCCGGGCGATGCGGATCTGGTCCGCAAGGTAATGGGCGATTTCGCTGCCAAAGGTATCGAAATGTCTGAGCATCGCCTGCGGGTGAAGCTGGAAGAGATACTGGGTGTCGCCAAACAGCAGGTCATGACCGAATAG
- a CDS encoding NRDE family protein produces the protein MCTLVILRRPGTDWPLMLAANRDEMVDRPWQAPGPHWSDRKDVIAGRDALSGGSWLGINRDGVVAAVLNRYGTLGPAPGKRSRGELVLEALDHADAATAAAALSELNPDAYRGFNLVIADTRHAFWLTLRPEESAIECQPLPTGLSMLTSRELNDPDSPRIQLYKPQFEVAPAPDPDTGDWRAWETLLASRSYGEAAGPGGAMCVEMEGGFATVSSSLIALTENPSKDPQWRFCPGRPDREAFEPLPLFER, from the coding sequence ATGTGTACGCTCGTAATTCTAAGACGACCGGGGACCGATTGGCCCCTGATGCTGGCAGCCAACCGGGACGAAATGGTCGACCGACCCTGGCAGGCGCCGGGCCCTCACTGGTCCGACCGCAAGGACGTGATCGCGGGCCGGGACGCACTATCCGGCGGTAGTTGGCTTGGTATCAATCGTGACGGCGTGGTCGCGGCTGTGTTGAACCGCTATGGCACGCTTGGCCCCGCACCGGGCAAGCGCTCACGCGGTGAACTGGTGCTGGAGGCTCTTGACCACGCCGATGCGGCAACGGCCGCCGCGGCGCTCAGCGAACTCAATCCCGATGCCTACCGGGGTTTCAACCTGGTTATCGCAGACACGCGCCATGCCTTCTGGTTGACCCTGCGGCCGGAAGAATCGGCGATCGAATGCCAGCCCCTGCCGACCGGCCTATCGATGTTGACATCGCGGGAGCTGAACGACCCCGACAGCCCGCGCATCCAACTCTATAAGCCGCAATTTGAAGTCGCACCGGCTCCTGATCCCGACACCGGCGATTGGCGCGCGTGGGAGACGTTGCTGGCCTCGCGCAGCTATGGCGAGGCGGCCGGCCCGGGGGGCGCCATGTGCGTGGAGATGGAAGGCGGCTTCGCCACGGTATCTTCTTCCCTTATCGCCTTAACTGAAAACCCCTCGAAAGACCCCCAATGGCGCTTTTGTCCAGGCCGTCCGGACCGGGAGGCTTTCGAGCCGTTGCCGCTGTTCGAGCGATAG
- the purC gene encoding phosphoribosylaminoimidazolesuccinocarboxamide synthase: MRRRRLYEGKAKILYEGPEPGTIVQYFKDDATAFNAQKKGTITGKGVLNNRISEYLMTRLAEIGVPTHFIRRLNMREQLVREVEIVPLEIIVRNLAAGSFAQRFKVEEGTALPRPIIEYCYKNDELGDPLVAEEHIAAFGWATAQDLDDIIQLTMRINDFLSGLFIGIGLKLVDFKIEFGRLWDNDEMRIVLADEISPDSCRLWDLKTNEKMDKDRFRRDLGGVEEAYQEVARRLGVLPEAGPSDAPAPQTIQ, translated from the coding sequence ATGCGACGCAGACGCCTTTACGAAGGTAAGGCCAAGATTCTTTATGAAGGCCCCGAGCCCGGCACCATCGTTCAGTATTTCAAGGATGACGCCACAGCCTTCAATGCCCAGAAGAAGGGCACGATCACCGGCAAGGGCGTGCTCAACAACCGCATCTCCGAGTATCTGATGACGCGCCTGGCAGAGATCGGTGTGCCGACGCACTTCATCCGCCGTTTGAATATGCGCGAACAATTGGTTCGCGAGGTCGAGATCGTGCCACTGGAGATCATCGTCCGCAATCTCGCCGCAGGGTCTTTCGCGCAGCGTTTCAAGGTCGAGGAAGGCACGGCCCTGCCCCGCCCGATCATCGAATACTGCTACAAGAACGACGAGTTGGGCGACCCATTGGTGGCAGAAGAACATATCGCCGCCTTCGGTTGGGCGACCGCCCAGGATCTGGATGACATCATCCAACTGACAATGCGGATCAACGACTTCCTATCCGGCCTTTTCATCGGCATCGGCCTCAAGCTTGTGGATTTCAAGATCGAGTTCGGCAGACTTTGGGATAATGACGAGATGCGTATCGTCCTAGCTGACGAAATCAGCCCCGATTCCTGCCGTTTGTGGGACCTCAAGACCAATGAGAAAATGGATAAGGATCGCTTCCGACGAGACCTGGGCGGCGTAGAGGAGGCTTACCAGGAAGTCGCCCGCCGTCTGGGCGTCCTACCTGAAGCGGGCCCCTCCGACGCGCCGGCGCCGCAGACCATTCAGTAA
- the rpsD gene encoding 30S ribosomal protein S4: MGKRLASKYKIDRRLGVNLWGRPKSPFNKREYRPGEHGQRRRKPTDYGTQLMAKQKLKGYYGNIGEKQFRRYFDEASRRKGNTAENLIELLERRLDAVVYRAKFVPTVFAARQFVNHGHVLVNGKRVNISSYMVKDEDIIEVRQKSRQMIMVLEASGSPEREVPDYIEVDHNQMKARFIRGPQLADVPYPVHMEPNLVIEYYS; encoded by the coding sequence ATGGGTAAGCGCCTAGCATCAAAGTACAAGATCGACCGACGCCTTGGCGTCAACCTCTGGGGTCGCCCCAAGAGCCCCTTCAACAAGCGCGAATACCGTCCCGGTGAGCACGGCCAGCGCCGCCGCAAGCCGACCGACTACGGCACGCAGCTGATGGCCAAGCAGAAGCTCAAGGGCTACTACGGCAACATCGGTGAGAAACAGTTCCGCCGGTACTTCGACGAGGCATCGCGCCGCAAGGGCAATACCGCCGAGAACCTGATCGAGCTTTTGGAGCGCCGTCTCGACGCGGTCGTCTACCGCGCCAAGTTCGTGCCGACCGTGTTCGCCGCTCGTCAGTTCGTCAACCATGGACACGTCCTGGTGAACGGCAAGCGCGTCAACATCTCTTCCTACATGGTAAAGGACGAGGACATCATCGAAGTGCGCCAGAAGAGCCGCCAGATGATTATGGTCCTGGAAGCGTCCGGTTCGCCCGAACGCGAAGTTCCCGACTACATCGAGGTCGACCACAACCAGATGAAGGCACGCTTTATCCGCGGTCCGCAGTTGGCCGACGTGCCCTACCCGGTTCACATGGAACCGAACCTCGTCATCGAGTATTACAGCTAA
- a CDS encoding VOC family protein codes for MTLKYLDHVNLRTGRLDELRRFYGEVLGLREGPRPDFTFGGAWFYLGDRPVVHLVEVSDTPDAPTPRIEHFAFMAEDLPAFREALEKAEINYNANIIPGFGWTQLFLRDPDGNKVEVTFQETQSNFNI; via the coding sequence ATGACCCTCAAATATCTTGACCATGTGAATCTGCGCACCGGCAGACTGGACGAGTTGCGGCGCTTCTATGGTGAGGTATTGGGTTTGCGGGAGGGACCACGTCCGGATTTCACTTTCGGCGGCGCTTGGTTCTATCTCGGCGACCGGCCGGTGGTGCACCTCGTTGAGGTCTCAGATACGCCGGATGCGCCGACGCCGCGAATCGAGCACTTTGCCTTTATGGCGGAAGATTTGCCGGCCTTTCGCGAGGCGCTTGAGAAGGCCGAGATCAACTACAACGCGAACATAATACCGGGGTTCGGCTGGACTCAGCTTTTCCTGCGTGATCCCGACGGCAACAAGGTCGAGGTGACCTTTCAGGAAACACAAAGTAATTTTAATATTTAG
- the grxD gene encoding Grx4 family monothiol glutaredoxin, with translation MNTPVAERIQQDIKENDVVLFMKGTPVFPQCGFSAAVVQVLSHLGVRFKGINVLEDPGLRQGIKDFSSWPTVPQLYVKGEFVGGCDIVREMFQSGELQQFLQDKGIDTQNAA, from the coding sequence ATGAACACGCCGGTAGCCGAGAGAATTCAACAAGACATCAAAGAGAACGACGTTGTGTTGTTCATGAAGGGTACGCCCGTTTTTCCACAGTGCGGCTTTTCCGCCGCCGTGGTTCAGGTGTTGAGCCATCTTGGTGTCCGCTTCAAGGGCATCAACGTGTTGGAAGATCCCGGTTTGCGCCAGGGCATCAAGGATTTTTCAAGTTGGCCGACCGTGCCGCAGCTCTATGTGAAGGGCGAATTCGTCGGTGGCTGTGATATCGTCCGCGAGATGTTCCAGTCCGGCGAACTGCAGCAGTTCCTGCAGGATAAAGGCATCGATACGCAAAACGCGGCCTGA
- a CDS encoding BolA family protein, producing the protein MAMDAGEIKKLIKDALPDATVTIEDLRGDGDHYAAYVVSEAFRGKTRVQQHQMIYQALQGRMGNELHALALQTSTPEA; encoded by the coding sequence ATGGCGATGGACGCTGGAGAGATCAAAAAGCTGATCAAGGATGCCTTGCCGGACGCAACCGTGACGATCGAAGATCTGCGCGGCGACGGCGATCACTATGCGGCCTACGTCGTGTCGGAGGCGTTCAGAGGCAAGACACGCGTCCAGCAACATCAGATGATCTATCAGGCCCTGCAGGGACGCATGGGCAATGAATTGCATGCGCTGGCGCTGCAGACCTCGACACCCGAGGCTTGA
- the purL gene encoding phosphoribosylformylglycinamidine synthase subunit PurL: protein MSLPNEPAMTPEIVAEHGLSPEEYDRVLQIMGREPNLLELGIFSVMWSEHCSYKSSKKWLKTLPVDGPQVIQGPGENAGVVDIGEGLAVVFKIESHNHPSFIEPYQGAATGVGGILRDVFTMGARPVANLNALRFGEPDHPKTRHLVAGVVAGIGGYGNCVGVPTVGGEVNFDPAYNGNILVNAMTVGIAPADRIFYSKATGIGNPVVYVGSKTGRDGIHGATMASAEFDEDSDEKRPTVQVGDPFTEKLLIEACLELMATDMIVAIQDMGAAGLTSSSFEMASKGGTGVELDLDKVPCREEGMIPYEMMLSESQERMLMVLKPGREAEAQAIFEKWDLDFAVIGRLTDTGRMVLTFGGKVVGDLPIDPLAEASPEYDRPHEATPLPPKVAANSLPEPADYGQALKQLLGSPDLASRRWVWEQYDHMVMGDTLGHGRPGGDAALVRIHNSNRALAITTDCTPRYCKAHPETGGAQAVAEAYRNLVATGARPLAATNNLNFGNPQRPRIMGQLVGCVQGMGAACRALDTPIVSGNVSLYNETNGQAILPTPVIGMVGLVDDIERTCGIALSEPGLALVLLGETRGELGQSLYQRELHGRAAGAPPPVDLALERRTGELVLSLVGSGRLAACHDLSDGGFLIALAEMALAGNTGAELDLSATNSASLAAWLFGEDQGRYLVATRDADDVLTAAREAGVSATLVGRSGGDTLKAGDSFTISLAELRRAHEDWFPGYMAAGL from the coding sequence ATGAGCTTGCCGAACGAACCCGCCATGACCCCGGAGATCGTTGCCGAGCATGGTCTGTCGCCGGAAGAGTATGATCGCGTCCTGCAGATCATGGGTCGCGAACCCAATCTGTTGGAGTTGGGTATCTTCTCGGTCATGTGGTCCGAGCACTGCTCCTACAAATCCTCCAAGAAATGGCTGAAAACCCTGCCGGTCGACGGCCCACAAGTGATTCAGGGCCCCGGTGAGAACGCAGGCGTCGTGGATATCGGCGAAGGCTTGGCCGTGGTCTTCAAGATCGAGAGCCACAACCACCCAAGCTTCATCGAACCCTATCAAGGTGCCGCGACCGGCGTCGGTGGCATCCTGCGCGATGTTTTCACCATGGGTGCGCGTCCGGTTGCAAACTTGAACGCTTTGCGGTTTGGAGAGCCCGATCACCCCAAGACCCGGCACCTGGTGGCAGGCGTCGTCGCGGGCATCGGCGGATACGGCAACTGCGTCGGCGTGCCGACCGTGGGCGGGGAGGTCAATTTCGACCCTGCTTACAACGGCAACATCCTGGTCAACGCCATGACCGTCGGTATCGCACCCGCCGACCGTATCTTCTATTCCAAGGCGACGGGTATCGGAAATCCGGTCGTCTATGTCGGCTCCAAGACCGGGCGCGACGGTATTCACGGCGCGACGATGGCCTCTGCCGAGTTCGACGAGGATTCCGACGAGAAGCGGCCGACGGTTCAAGTCGGCGACCCCTTCACCGAGAAGTTGTTGATCGAGGCCTGCCTGGAGTTGATGGCCACCGACATGATCGTCGCCATTCAGGATATGGGGGCGGCGGGCCTGACGTCCTCGTCTTTCGAGATGGCCTCGAAAGGCGGCACGGGCGTGGAGTTGGACCTGGATAAGGTTCCCTGCCGGGAAGAGGGCATGATTCCCTATGAGATGATGCTGTCTGAGAGCCAAGAACGCATGTTGATGGTCCTAAAGCCCGGCCGCGAAGCTGAGGCACAGGCGATCTTCGAGAAGTGGGACCTGGATTTCGCCGTCATCGGTCGCTTGACCGATACGGGCCGCATGGTTCTGACGTTCGGAGGCAAGGTCGTCGGCGATCTGCCGATCGACCCTCTGGCGGAAGCCAGTCCGGAGTACGATCGTCCGCATGAGGCAACGCCGCTGCCGCCAAAGGTCGCAGCAAACTCCTTGCCGGAACCGGCCGATTACGGTCAGGCGCTCAAGCAGTTGCTGGGAAGCCCGGATCTGGCGTCGCGCCGCTGGGTGTGGGAGCAGTATGACCACATGGTCATGGGCGATACGCTGGGGCATGGACGGCCCGGCGGCGATGCGGCATTGGTGCGCATTCACAACAGCAACCGTGCGCTCGCGATCACCACCGACTGCACGCCACGCTATTGCAAGGCGCATCCGGAAACCGGCGGTGCGCAGGCCGTGGCCGAGGCCTACCGCAATCTGGTGGCGACGGGCGCGCGCCCCTTGGCGGCGACCAATAATCTCAACTTCGGCAATCCCCAGCGACCAAGGATCATGGGTCAGCTTGTCGGTTGCGTTCAGGGCATGGGCGCGGCTTGCCGTGCGCTGGATACGCCGATCGTGTCCGGCAATGTCTCGCTCTACAACGAAACCAATGGCCAGGCTATTCTGCCGACGCCGGTCATCGGCATGGTCGGTCTCGTCGATGATATCGAACGGACCTGCGGCATCGCCTTGTCTGAACCGGGTTTGGCGCTGGTGCTCTTGGGCGAGACACGCGGTGAGCTTGGCCAGTCGCTTTATCAGCGCGAACTGCATGGCCGCGCCGCCGGCGCGCCGCCGCCGGTCGATCTGGCATTGGAGCGCAGGACCGGCGAGTTGGTTCTGTCTCTCGTCGGCTCGGGCAGGTTGGCGGCCTGTCATGACCTTTCGGATGGCGGGTTCCTGATCGCATTGGCGGAGATGGCGCTAGCCGGTAACACCGGCGCAGAGCTTGACTTGTCTGCGACAAACAGCGCATCGCTGGCGGCATGGCTGTTCGGCGAGGACCAGGGACGCTATCTTGTGGCGACCCGTGATGCCGATGACGTTTTGACTGCGGCGCGCGAGGCGGGCGTTTCGGCGACTCTCGTTGGCCGTAGTGGCGGCGATACGTTGAAAGCAGGCGACAGCTTCACCATATCGCTTGCGGAACTGAGGCGCGCTCACGAAGATTGGTTCCCTGGCTATATGGCCGCGGGCCTTTAG